The DNA window AGGATGTACGCAGGCTCGTAAGAACCATCCGCCAGAGGCTGTCTCGACCGAGTTCGCAATCTGGCGGCGGACGGCTATCACAATCATGATTGGTGTTGTGTTCAACAACTGGATATAGAAGGCCATCTTGGAGTTTTACTGCATAGCTTTTCGCAGAAGATTGGATACAATAAACGCGATGAGCTGAAGAGTATTGTCGCGGGCAGATCGTGAGGCGCCGGGCGTTCGTGTGGTGGGGCTAAGGTGCAGAGAAAAATGGTTGCTATGCCTCCATGAATTTATCTGGTGCGGCGCGGGAGAAATTTATGTGTAATCTCAAGCGAGACTTTGATGGCGGAGGCGGCCTCTATACCGCATGCGCCTTGCTTGCTTTTCTCTATCTTGCAATCAGTTCGTGGACGAATCCCGTTCGCCTCCTGCCGCAGGAAATTGATTCTTCGGTCTTGATTAAGATGCGCGAACGCGCGCCGGAATTCCCAAACGAATCGCCATCCAATCCTCGGTTTTCTTCGCCGCCATCTCTTCCGCCAACCCCCATAGGTTCTCCACGGGGAATGCCGGACACTGGCGTGTCGCAATCCCCGGGCATGTCAGCACCCTCAATGGCACCATCCGCTGCGAACGTGGAGTGGATTAATTCACTGCCTCTGACGATGGCGGGGCTGAGGGGAAAAGTTGTTCTGATCGATTTCTGGGAATACACCTGCATCAACTGCATTCGTACCTTTGGTGAAAACAAGAAATGGTATGAGAGATACCACAAGTACGGATTTGAAATCATCGGCGTCCACTGCCCGGAGTTTGATATTGCCTATCGGGTTTCTAACGTGAAGGATGCTGTCAAAAGATTTGAACTTCACTATCCGGTTGTTGTTGATGATAAATTCCTGATTTGGCGGGCCTATCATAATTCAACATGGCCGAACCGGTTCCTGATTGATGCCAAAGGTTATATTCGTTATGATCGTTCGGGCGAAGGTGGCGACAGCGCACTGGAGCACGCCATCCAGCAGCTGTTGAAAGAGGCGACTCCAAGTCTAGAATTTCCTGCGAGCTACACGATCCCGCCGGAGCAGAACGCCTTTGCGGCCTCATGCGGTGCGACGACGCCTGAGATGTATGTGGGCCAGTGGGGAGACCGTGGGATCCTTTCAAACAAGCAGGGATATTCCAAGGGTAAGGCAATCAACTATACCCTTCCAGCGAATCTCGAGGACGGGCACGCTGCCGTCTCAGGGCGTTGGGAAACTGATAAGGGCAGCATTTCCGGCCAGAGCAACGGCATGATTTACCGGGGGAAGGTAAATGGGAATGCTCCCTCGAGTGACGAACTGGTCATGCGCTATCATGCGCGGGAACTGTATTGTGTGATGAATGTGGAGCACGGCCGTGCTTCTCGCGTTTACATTCGCCAGGACGGGAGAGATCTGACACCGCAGGACAAGGGTGTTGACGTCAAATTTGATGCTGAAAGGCACTCGTATATCGAAGTGCGTGAGCCGCGGATGTACTACCTTACTGCCAACCCGAAGTCCGGCAGCCACAAGGTGGAGTTGTTTCCCACCCGGCCAGGCTTAACGATCAATTCATTCACGTTTGGCAACGATTGCCAGACGAAATTTTCTCACCTTTAGAGAACGTTTCATGCCGTGGCCGGGAAGCTGGTTGAGAGCGAAAGGCGCCTGCCTGAATTACTCGTTGCCTCTCTGTCCAGTCCTTATTCTGTGGCGGAAGTAATCTTCACGTCATCGAGCCAGACTCTTCCCGTAATGGCAGTGTCATCGTCGGCTTTGCTCGGTGCGCGGACTAGAAGGATGAGG is part of the Acidobacteriota bacterium genome and encodes:
- a CDS encoding redoxin domain-containing protein, producing MNLSGAAREKFMCNLKRDFDGGGGLYTACALLAFLYLAISSWTNPVRLLPQEIDSSVLIKMRERAPEFPNESPSNPRFSSPPSLPPTPIGSPRGMPDTGVSQSPGMSAPSMAPSAANVEWINSLPLTMAGLRGKVVLIDFWEYTCINCIRTFGENKKWYERYHKYGFEIIGVHCPEFDIAYRVSNVKDAVKRFELHYPVVVDDKFLIWRAYHNSTWPNRFLIDAKGYIRYDRSGEGGDSALEHAIQQLLKEATPSLEFPASYTIPPEQNAFAASCGATTPEMYVGQWGDRGILSNKQGYSKGKAINYTLPANLEDGHAAVSGRWETDKGSISGQSNGMIYRGKVNGNAPSSDELVMRYHARELYCVMNVEHGRASRVYIRQDGRDLTPQDKGVDVKFDAERHSYIEVREPRMYYLTANPKSGSHKVELFPTRPGLTINSFTFGNDCQTKFSHL